The genomic stretch GCGCGCCGATCTGCATCGCGCCGGAGTCGATGCGGTGGCCGCCGAACCAGAGCACCGCGACGCTCGACAGGTTCACGATCAGCATCACGCTCGGGAACATCAGCGCCATCAGCTTGCCGACCCTGAGCGACACGTCGGTCAGCTCGTCGTTCGAGACCTCGTACCGCTGCTGCTCGCGCTCGTCGCGGACGAACGCGCGGATCACCCGGATGCCGGTGATCTGCTCGCGCATGACCTGGTTGACCCGGTCGATGCGCTTCTGCATCGAACGGAACAGCGGCCGCATCCGCGCGATGATCAGCGCGACGGTGGTGACCAGGATCGGGATGATGACCAGCAGCAGGGCCGAGAGCGGCACGTCCTGCCGCAGGGCCAGCACGATGCCGCCGACGCACATGATCGGCGCCGAGACCATCAGCGTGAAGGTCATCAGGACGAGCATCTGGATCTGCTGGACGTCGTTGGTGGTGCGGGTGATCAACGAGGGCGCGCCGAACTGGCCGACCTCGCGGGCCGAGAAGTCCTGCACCTTCGAGAAGATCGACGCGCGGACGTCCCGGCCGACCGCCATGGCCGTACGGGCGCCGAAGTACACGGCGACGACCTGGGCGGCGATCTGGCCCACGGTGACGGCGAGCATCCAGCCGCCGATCCGCATCACGTAGCCGGTGTCGCCCTTGACCACGCCGTTGTCGATGATGTCGGCGTTCAGCGTCGGCAGATAGAGCGTGGCCAGGGTCTGCAGGAACTGGAAGAGCACGACGAGCGTGATGTCTCGCCGGTAGGGCCGTAAATGCCCTCGGAGCAGTTGGATGAGCACTAAGGGGTCCCCCGTCGGATGAGCAGCCCGTCGAGCAGCAGGGACACCGTGTCCTCGCCGCTGAAGCCGTCCGGGTCGCCGAACGGCCCGTACGTGTTGGCGCCGCAGAAGAGCAGCAGCAGTGAGGCCACCGCCGCCGGTGGACGGCGCAGCTGAGCGCCGTCGGCCGCGATCACGTCGGTGAGCGCGGCGTGAAGCCGTTCCCGGTTGGTGGCCAGGCGCGCGGCCGTCTCGCCGTCCTTCCCCGCGATGATCAGCTTTCGGGCCGCCCCCATGAGTTGAGCGTTCCCGGCGAAACGGGCGTGCACGAGCTCGGTCGCCCGCACCAGCCGCTCGCGCAGCGGCAGGCCACGGTCGACCTGGTTGAGCGCGTCGATCGTCGGCTGCGGGTCGAGCGCCTTGATCACCGCGCAGACCACCAGCGCCGTCTTCGTCTCGAAGACCCCGAAGATCGTGCCCTCGGCCACGCCGGCGGCCTGGGCGATCTGCCGGGTGCTGAGGTCGACCCCGTGCTCGTGCAGCAGCGGGATGGTCGCGGCGACCAGGGCCTCGCGACGCTCCTCAGGGGCCAGCGCGGGCACCCGCCGTCGTCTGTTCTCCACGTCCGCCCACTCTAATGAGCGAGCACTCACTCAGCCACTGATATTTGTCATGGGTCGTGACGCGGGCCGGTTTCGCTCAGGTTGCCGGCCGCCGGGTCGATCGAGGCGCCCGTGCGGAGAGTCGAGATGGATGGTCACACGGCCGAGTACTGGGCGCGTCAGCTGCGCATCGGTGCCGGCATCGCGGCCGTGGTCACCGCGATCGGGGGCGTCCGGATCGCTCTGGGCTGGGCGCCGCCGGACCGGTGGTGGCTGATCCCGGTGGTGCTGGTCGTGCTGGCCCAGGCCGCCATGATCGGGTTGCCCTGGGCCCGGCTGGTGCGCGACCGGCGCACCACGCGCCGGCTGCGGGCCTGGTGGTTCGGCGAGGTGCCGGTGATGCTGCTGTTCGGCTGGGTCGACCCGGACGGCTGGATGCTCTACGTCCCGGCCGCGGTGCTGCTGCTGATCACGGCGGCCGCGCTCTGGTCGCCCCGGTTCGTCATCGGCCTCGGCGTGCTGTCGGTCGGCGGCTACGCCGTCCTGCTGCCGGTGCGGGCCGGCACCGACCTCGGCACCACGTTCGTGCTGGTCGCGATGATGACCTGCGTGGTCGGCCTGACCGCGATCCACGCGCAGAGCCGCCGGTGGCTCGACGACCGCCGCCAGGCGACCGAGCACCGCGCCGAGACCATGCTGGCAGCCTCGGCCGACGCGGTGATCGCCATCGGGCCGGACACCACGATCCGGTACGCCAACGCGTCGGTGAGCCGCCTGCTCGGCTTCCGGCCCGGCTCGCTGATCGGCCGCCGGCTCAACGAGCTGCTGCCCGACGACCGCCACATCCTTGCCGACACGTTCCTGGACGACCTGGTCGCGCTGCCGACCGGGCAGAGCCGGCGGGCCGAGTCGCAGCTGCGCAACGCGGCCGGCGAGTGGGTCTACCTGGACGTGCTCGCCACCAACTGGATGGACGACCAGGACATCGAGGCCGTGGTGGTGAGCCTGCGCGACATCGGCGCCCGGCGCGCCCTCGAGGACAAACTGCACCGGCAGGCGTACACGGACTCGCTGACCGGCATGCCCAACCGCGCGCTGTTCCGGCGGCGGCTGGAGGAAGCCGTGTCCGCCGGCGGCGCCGAACCGGTCACCGTGCTGCTGCTCGACCTCGACGACTTCAAGCTGGTCAACGACAACCTCGGGCACAGCGCGGGCGACGAGCTGCTGTCGACGATCGCCGGGCGGCTGCGCCGGCACGTACGCCCCTCCGACGTGCTGGCCCGCCTCGGCGGCGACGAGTTCGCGATCCTCATGCACGACCTCGAGCCCGGGGACGCCGCCGCGCTGGCCGAGCGGCTGGTCCGCACCATCCGCGAGCCGATCCGCCTGGCCAGCCGCGACGTCACCTGTTCGCTGAGCATCGGCATCGCCACCTCGGCCGGACACGGCGAGGAGACTGTCGACGCCGACCACTTGCTGGGCTACGCCGACCTCGCGATGTACGCGGCCAAGCGGGCCGGCCGCAACGGCTACGCGGTCTTCGACCCGACCATGACGATCTCGGTGCTCGAGGAGGCCCAGCTGCGCAGCGACCTCGAGCAGGCGCTCGAGCACGACCAGTTCCGGGTGCTCTACCAGCCGGTGGTCGACATGCAGACGCAGTGTGTGACCTCGGTCGAGGCGCTGGTGCGCTGGCAGCACCCGAAGGACGGCCTGCTCGGGCCGTACCACTTCATCGCCGCGGCCGAGGCCAACGGCCTGATCGTCCCGCTGGGCCGCTGGGTGCTGCGCGAGGCCTGCGCCCAGCTCGCCCGCTGGCGCGCGGAGTCACCGGCCGCCGCCGGCCTCAAGGTCAACGTCAACCTGTCGGCCCGTCAGTTCCAGTACGCCGGCCTGGTCTCCGACGTCGCCGAGGCGCTGGCCGACGCCGGCATCGACGCCGCCTCGCTGACCCTCGAGATCACCGAGTCGATGCTGATGGAGGACATCGACACCGCCAAGAGCACCCTGCACGCGCTGCGCGCCCTGGGCGTACGCCTGGCCATCGACGACTTCGGCACCGGGTACTCGTCGCTCAGCTACCTCAAGCAGCTCCCGGTCGACGTCATCAAAATCGACAAGACCTTCGTCGACGACGTGCACATCGACGCCGACGACGTAGCCCTGGTGGACGCGGTGGCCGGCCTCGGGCAGGCGCTCAAGATGCAGACCGTGGCCGAGGGCATCGAGACCGACGAGCAGTGGACCACGCTGCGCACCATCGGCATCGACCACGGCCAGGGCTACCTGTTCGGCCGTCCCGCCGCGCCGGACGAGATCAACGAGCTGCTGACCAGGGTGAGCGCCATCTCCGCGTGAGGCTGAACC from Paractinoplanes brasiliensis encodes the following:
- a CDS encoding putative bifunctional diguanylate cyclase/phosphodiesterase gives rise to the protein MDGHTAEYWARQLRIGAGIAAVVTAIGGVRIALGWAPPDRWWLIPVVLVVLAQAAMIGLPWARLVRDRRTTRRLRAWWFGEVPVMLLFGWVDPDGWMLYVPAAVLLLITAAALWSPRFVIGLGVLSVGGYAVLLPVRAGTDLGTTFVLVAMMTCVVGLTAIHAQSRRWLDDRRQATEHRAETMLAASADAVIAIGPDTTIRYANASVSRLLGFRPGSLIGRRLNELLPDDRHILADTFLDDLVALPTGQSRRAESQLRNAAGEWVYLDVLATNWMDDQDIEAVVVSLRDIGARRALEDKLHRQAYTDSLTGMPNRALFRRRLEEAVSAGGAEPVTVLLLDLDDFKLVNDNLGHSAGDELLSTIAGRLRRHVRPSDVLARLGGDEFAILMHDLEPGDAAALAERLVRTIREPIRLASRDVTCSLSIGIATSAGHGEETVDADHLLGYADLAMYAAKRAGRNGYAVFDPTMTISVLEEAQLRSDLEQALEHDQFRVLYQPVVDMQTQCVTSVEALVRWQHPKDGLLGPYHFIAAAEANGLIVPLGRWVLREACAQLARWRAESPAAAGLKVNVNLSARQFQYAGLVSDVAEALADAGIDAASLTLEITESMLMEDIDTAKSTLHALRALGVRLAIDDFGTGYSSLSYLKQLPVDVIKIDKTFVDDVHIDADDVALVDAVAGLGQALKMQTVAEGIETDEQWTTLRTIGIDHGQGYLFGRPAAPDEINELLTRVSAISA
- a CDS encoding TetR/AcrR family transcriptional regulator, whose translation is MENRRRRVPALAPEERREALVAATIPLLHEHGVDLSTRQIAQAAGVAEGTIFGVFETKTALVVCAVIKALDPQPTIDALNQVDRGLPLRERLVRATELVHARFAGNAQLMGAARKLIIAGKDGETAARLATNRERLHAALTDVIAADGAQLRRPPAAVASLLLLFCGANTYGPFGDPDGFSGEDTVSLLLDGLLIRRGTP